A window from Verrucomicrobiota bacterium encodes these proteins:
- a CDS encoding GxxExxY protein: MRKNILYKNESYRIKGACFEVYKEKGNGFLEPIYQECLGFEFLDSSVPFVEQDLLNLSYKGRELKQKYKPDFVCFGKVIVEIKAVKNLTDEHRAQIINYLKSTDLKLGLLVNFGHHPKLEYERFVNEG; this comes from the coding sequence ATGAGGAAAAATATTTTGTACAAGAACGAAAGCTACAGGATAAAGGGTGCTTGCTTTGAAGTATACAAAGAAAAGGGAAATGGGTTCCTTGAACCTATTTATCAAGAATGTTTGGGGTTCGAGTTTTTGGATTCTTCTGTTCCGTTTGTAGAACAAGATCTTTTGAATCTGAGCTACAAAGGAAGAGAGCTTAAACAGAAATATAAACCTGATTTTGTTTGTTTCGGCAAAGTAATAGTCGAAATCAAAGCTGTTAAAAATCTAACTGATGAACATCGAGCTCAAATAATCAATTACCTTAAGTCGACGGATCTAAAGCTCGGACTATTAGTCAACTTCGGTCACCATCCAAAATT